From one Candidatus Kuenenbacteria bacterium genomic stretch:
- the efp gene encoding elongation factor P, with protein sequence MSELTDIKKGLLIKYNGDPYVVMEAKFLRMQQRKPVMQTKLKNIKTGKVVEYSFKQGEAAEPADVTRHKANYLYEEKGRYAFMEQKNYEQYEIDKEMVGDAAQFLKESQEVDLIFYEENIIGVELPPKVVLKVISAPPGIKGDTVSGSGKPVTLETGAVINAPLFVNEGDMVRVNTQTGEYVERA encoded by the coding sequence ATGTCTGAACTTACTGATATCAAAAAGGGTCTTTTGATAAAATACAATGGCGACCCTTACGTGGTGATGGAGGCCAAGTTTTTGCGTATGCAACAAAGAAAGCCGGTGATGCAGACCAAGTTGAAAAATATCAAAACCGGTAAAGTGGTAGAATATAGTTTTAAACAGGGTGAAGCGGCTGAACCGGCCGATGTCACCCGCCACAAAGCCAACTACTTGTATGAGGAAAAGGGCCGCTATGCTTTTATGGAACAGAAAAATTATGAGCAATACGAAATTGATAAAGAGATGGTCGGCGATGCCGCGCAATTTTTGAAAGAATCACAAGAGGTAGATCTTATTTTTTACGAGGAAAATATTATCGGTGTAGAGCTGCCACCCAAGGTGGTTTTGAAAGTTATTTCCGCGCCGCCGGGCATCAAGGGTGATACGGTTTCGGGCTCGGGCAAGCCAGTGACTCTAGAGACCGGAGCCGTGATCAATGCACCACTATTTGTGAATGAAGGTGACATGGTCCGGGTCAACACCCAGACTGGCGAATATGTAGAAAGGGCCTAA